A segment of the Catenuloplanes nepalensis genome:
ACGCGTCCATGGTCCAGATGGCGAAGCCGCTGCCCGGCGGCGGGCACGCGATGCTGGACACCACGCCCGGGTGGCACGCCTCCGACACGGTCGACTCCGCGCCGGAGCAGACCGTGCGCCGGGTGGTGCTGGCCGGCGACGTGCCGCCGGTCGCGCTCTCCGAACTGGTCCACGATCTGCGCGTGCTGGGCTGACGTCTATCGTCGTACCCGATGGGCACGACGGTCGTGGTGGGCGCGGGCGCGGCCGGGCTCGCCACCGCGGACCGGCTGCGCCGCCACGACCCGATCGTGCTCGACGCCGGTGCCCGGATCGGTGACAGCTGGCGGCACCGCTACGCCGGGCTGCGGCTGTTCACACCGGCCCGCTGGTGCGCGCTGCCCGGCCTGCCGCTGCCCGGCGACCCGGACGCGCACCCGGGCAAGGACGACTACGCCGACTACCTGGAGTCCTACGCGGACCGGCAGCGGATCGGCGTGCGGCTCGGCACCTCGGTCACGGCACACGCCTACCGGGACGGGCGGCACCACCTGAGCACGAACCACGGCGATCTCGTCGCGGACCGGCTGGTGTGGGCGAGCGGCGCGCACGCGGTGCCGGTGGTGCCGCCGTTCGCGGACGCGCTGGACCCGGCGATCAGCCAGATCCACTCGGTGGCCTTCCGCGACGTGATCGGCGCCGGCCCGGTGCTGGTGGTCGGCGCCGGGCAGTCGGGCGCGGACATCGCCGCCAGGCTCGCCGCCACCCGTCGGACCTGTCTCGCCGGCCCGCGCACGGGCACGGTGCCGCTCGCGGTGGCGCGCAGCCGCGCGGTGCGCGCGCTCTACCGGCTGCCGGTGCCGGGGGAGCGGGCCCGGCGGTTCCTGCGGCGCCGGGCCAGCCCGCTGATCTGGCACACGGCCCGGTCGCTGGCCGACGCCGGCGTGGTGCGGGTGCCCCGGGTGACCGGCGTGCGGGACGGGCTGCCGATGCTCGCGGACGGCCGCGTCCTGCCGGTCGCCACCGTGGTCTGGTGCACCGGCCTGCGTCCCCGCCTCGACTGGCTGGATCCGCGCGCGCACGGCGTACCCTCGCTGGGTTTCGTGGGTCTGCCCTTTCAGCACACGCTGAGTTCCGGCACGCTCGGCGGCATGTCCTCCGACGCCGCCCGCGTCGCCCGGCGCCTCGGCCTGCGCTGATCAGGCGTCACCACGGGGAACGCCGCCCGCGGATCCCGCACCCGCCGACACCCGGACCATGCCACTCGCTCATGCTGAAGGAGATCCCGCTCTGGTTTTCACATCATGTCGCCCCGGGCCGCCGGATGCTCGATGTGCACCCGCCGAAGCGATCATCGAGTGATACACAGGGTCGATCAACTTCGCCTGTTGATCTACCCCGTGTATCACTCGATGATCCGTTGACCCGCTGCCCGTGAGGTGATGGCGCGCGGCGGCCCGCCCGGCTCGGTGACCGGCCGGTGCCGGGATCAGTGGACCAGCGTGACCACGCCGGTGTCGAGGTCGTAGCGGGCGCCGACCACGGCGGTCTCGCCGGACTCGACGCGCTCGCGGATGATCTCGCTCTGTGCGACGATCGCGGCCACCTGGGCGCGGACGTTGGCCTGCACGGCCCGCTCCACACCGTCCGGCGCCGACGCGTACGGCGCCACGATCGGCCGCAGCGCCTCCACGATGGACGCTATGTGCCCGGGAGCCGACGCGCCCGTGTTGATCGCGTTGATCGTGGCGCTGATCGCGCCGCACCGCTCGTGCCCGAGGACCAGGATGAGCGGCGGCGCGAACTCCTCCACCGCGTACTCCATGCTGCCGAGCAGCAGGTCGTCGACGATGTTGCCGGCCACCCGGTCGTCGAAGAGGTCACCGATGCCCTCGTCGAAGAGCAGCTCCGGCGACACCCGCGAGTCGGCGCAGCCGAGGAGCACGGCCCACGGGTGCTGCCCGGCCGCGACCTCGTGCAGACGCGCGAGCGACTGGTGCGGGTGCCGGGCTCGCCCGCTGGTGAAGCGCCGGTTGCCGGCGAGCAGCCGCCGCACGGCCGCGGCCGGGGTGGTGGGCGCCGGCTCGCCGGCCGGAGCGGCGGAGGCGGCGGCCGGAAGCGCGAGCGCGCCGGCCGCGACGCCGCCCGCGGTGAGCAGGGCACGGCGGCGCAGAGGGATGTGCGACATCGAAATTCTCCTGTACCGACAGGGTGTAGGACACAGGCATTCTTCGCTCTGACCCCGGCCGATGTCATTCCCGCAGCACTGCGACGCGCCCCACACTTGCCCCGGGGTCAGGAACGCCGCGTCATCACCAGCGTCCAGACCGCGACCGCGAGCACCACCCCGATGACGAACTCACCGACCAGGAACAGCCCGCTCACCAGCCAGTTCCGGTCCAGGCCCCCGGCCAGCACCTCGACGACCGTCACGGTCACGAACACACTGCCGATCAGCAGAATCAGCGGTACGGGACGTTGCGGCTGGCCATCGGCGGACATCCGCCCACCCTAACGCCCTCTCCACCCGCGAACCTGTGGGGCCGCTGGGGCGGAAACACCCGAGACTCAGTCGACTCTCCGATACCGTCTCCGCCTGAAGCCGCATATCGTCAACCCCATGCTCGTGACCGCGCTGAACCTCCTGCTCACGGCCGTGGCGGTGCTCGGGTTCCTCGCGCTCCGCCGCCGCTGGAAGGCCACCGGCCGCCGTCTCGACCAGGCCGAGCAGACCCATGCCGGCCTCGACCGCACCGCCTTCCGGCACCGCCTGCACGGCATCCGCACCATCCACGGCGACTGATCCTCCGGCGGTCCGGCGAGCTACAGGCGGCAGTCCGGGAAGACCGACCGCAGCGCGGAAAGGTTCCGCGACGCGTAACCCGCCAGCTCAGGCGCGACCGCCTTGTGCACGAGACGCCCGGCGGCCGCGTCGTGCGCGAAGTGGTGGAACGCGTCCACGACCGGCAGGAAGCGCAGATCCTCCAGGTCGTCGGCGTCGACCGCCGGCTTGTCCCGTGCCGCCTGGGCGAACACCCGGACCACACCGCGCCACGACCGGTACCGCGCCTCGACCAGTTCGCTGCGGGCATTGAGTCCCAGAACGTCGATCGTCTCCCGGCCCCGCGGCGTGAGATCGAGGAAGAGCCCGGTGCTGGCGAGGGTCATATGATCGGCGGAGTCGTCCACGCTCGGA
Coding sequences within it:
- a CDS encoding carbonic anhydrase; this encodes MSHIPLRRRALLTAGGVAAGALALPAAASAAPAGEPAPTTPAAAVRRLLAGNRRFTSGRARHPHQSLARLHEVAAGQHPWAVLLGCADSRVSPELLFDEGIGDLFDDRVAGNIVDDLLLGSMEYAVEEFAPPLILVLGHERCGAISATINAINTGASAPGHIASIVEALRPIVAPYASAPDGVERAVQANVRAQVAAIVAQSEIIRERVESGETAVVGARYDLDTGVVTLVH
- a CDS encoding flavin-containing monooxygenase, which codes for MGTTVVVGAGAAGLATADRLRRHDPIVLDAGARIGDSWRHRYAGLRLFTPARWCALPGLPLPGDPDAHPGKDDYADYLESYADRQRIGVRLGTSVTAHAYRDGRHHLSTNHGDLVADRLVWASGAHAVPVVPPFADALDPAISQIHSVAFRDVIGAGPVLVVGAGQSGADIAARLAATRRTCLAGPRTGTVPLAVARSRAVRALYRLPVPGERARRFLRRRASPLIWHTARSLADAGVVRVPRVTGVRDGLPMLADGRVLPVATVVWCTGLRPRLDWLDPRAHGVPSLGFVGLPFQHTLSSGTLGGMSSDAARVARRLGLR
- a CDS encoding HNH endonuclease, which produces MIPIARRPLPASISAQLAARTATIVASAHPPRTARASWNSAKTTRQQLKGQLLGMCARPSFCMYCYESRGTDVDHFVPIVRDPVRTFEWNNHILACGYCNQQAKKERFPTDSAGHPLLLDPSVDDSADHMTLASTGLFLDLTPRGRETIDVLGLNARSELVEARYRSWRGVVRVFAQAARDKPAVDADDLEDLRFLPVVDAFHHFAHDAAAGRLVHKAVAPELAGYASRNLSALRSVFPDCRL